A genomic segment from Juglans regia cultivar Chandler chromosome 14, Walnut 2.0, whole genome shotgun sequence encodes:
- the LOC108982964 gene encoding basic leucine zipper 61, translating to MSRQAHLPPRCPIQKKPIAGPLHDSVFQPLHITESYSLHHKSSSQSSILEEQPAWLDDLLSEADSNSKGMSHRRSVSDSIALLDALADAFPSLTPSKDAENSVVNETCNVLESACTYGPNSPRRKSNLTSVENALVSALSEYDSQDSMHYVDGNLHNSASAHSDLKGDDYHSIVGLNTEKKDSKRHSGQRSRVRKLQYIAELERTVDVLQTLELDLGVRVAALLQQRAALSMENYKLKQQVARLRQDKLIMERQYQSLKKELERVKIGFAKSPNSKVSSYFGSSPAAEGSRSEAAWEMLDMGKLNIS from the exons ATGTCAAGGCAAGCTCACCTCCCTCCACGCTGCCCAATTCAAAAGAAACCCATTGCTGGCCCACTTCATGACTCTGTCTTTCAACCCTTGCACATCACTGAATCATACTCGCTGCACCATAAGTCTTCCTCCCAAAGCTCCATCCTAGAAGAGCAGCCAGCATGGCTTGATGACTTGTTAAGTGAGGCAGACTCAAACTCCAAAGGAATGTCACATCGCCGATCAGTTAGCGACTCTATTGCACTTTTGGATGCTCTTGCAGACGCATTTCCAAGTCTGACCCCTAGTAAAGATGCTGAGAACTCGGTTGTTAATGAGACTTGTAATGTTTTGGAGTCAGCTTGTACCTATGGTCCTAATTCCCCTCGTCGTAAAAGCAATTTAACCTCTGTAGAGAATGCCTTAGTTTCAGCATTGTCAGAATATGATTCCCAGGATTCTATGCATTATGTAGATGGGAATCTTCACAATTCTGCAAGTGCTCACTCTGATTTGAAAGGAGATGATTATCATTCAATCGTCGGGCTGAACACAGAGAAAAAGGATTCAAAACG GCACTCTGGGCAGCGTTCAAGGGTTCGTAAACTCCAGTATATTGCTGAACTGGAAAGAACTGTAGATGTTTTGCAG ACTTTGGAATTAGATTTGGGAGTCAGAGTTGCTGCTCTTCTTCAGCAGCGTGCTGCTCTGTCCATGGAAAACTACAAATTAAAGCAGCAGGTGGCCAGATTGCGGCAAGACAAATTAATCATGGAAC GTCAATATCAGTCTCTGAAGAAAGAACTGGAGAGAGTTAAAATTGGTTTTGCAAAATCTCCAAATAGCAAGGTCAGCTCATATTTTGGGTCCAGTCCTGCTGCTGAGGGATCTAGATCAGAGGCTGCGTGGGAGATGTTAGATATGGGAAAACTTAACATTAGTTGA